In a single window of the Scyliorhinus torazame isolate Kashiwa2021f chromosome 2, sScyTor2.1, whole genome shotgun sequence genome:
- the LOC140403327 gene encoding alpha-1-antitrypsin-like isoform X1 translates to MLPPLILLLIITSFTGIEVSALRKKRHDHLKHILQSHDQESDMAMVSSANSDFAFNLYKEIANHSSSNIFFSPLSISTALAMLSLGTRSATREQLFKGLHFNNMTEERVAKMNRGYKQLLHALMAEHNELQLFTGNSLHIQKGFDVLPNFLNETRKFYDAEVFPLDFNLDPENARLQLNDYVKKMTKGKIENMFSQIDPSTKIMLINYIFFKGNWKRPFNPKLTHETFFNVNKTMKVKVQMMHQNNRFSVIPDHYLSSSVIKFPYVGNASMIAVLPAEGKLEYVEQKLSRETFEEWLHQLSHRSRHRYELSFPKLSLSISYGLKNILMEMGVRDLFTDDANLFGISANTSLKVSRVTHKAVLDVDEHSTEAAASTGIGLIPLSLPPSITFNKPFLLIIYEENTNNILFLGRIKDPSKKSSP, encoded by the exons ATGCTCCCTCCACTAATCTTGCTGTTAATCATTACCTCATTCACTGGAATAGAAGTTTCTGCATTGAGGAAGAAACGTCATGACCATCTCAAACACATCCTTCAGAGTCATGACCAAGAATCTGATATGGCAATGGTTTCTTCTGCAAATTCTGACTTTGCTTTCAACCTCTACAAAGAAATTGCTAACCACAGCAGCTCTAACATTTTCTTCTCCCCACTGAGTATATCCACCGCTTTAGCCATGCTATCCCTTGGCACCAGATCCGCCACTCGTGAGCAGCTTTTCAAGGGACTTCACTTCAATAACATGACCGAGGAAAGAGTAGCAAAAATGAACAGAGGCTACAAGCAACTTCTGCATGCCCTAATGGCAGAACACAATGAGCTTCAGCTATTTACAGGAAACTCTCTTCACATTCAAAAAGGTTTTGATGTGTTGCCAAACTTTCTAAATGAGACTCGGAAATTTTACGATGCAGAAGTGTTTCCTTTAGATTTTAACCTGGATCCTGAAAATGCCAGGCTGCAATTGAATGATTACGTGAAAAAGATGACAAAAGGAAAAATTGAAAACATGTTTTCCcagattgacccttcaactaaaatAATGCTTATTAACTACATATTTTTCAAAG GAAACTGGAAGCGCCCATTTAATCCCAAACTTACTCACGAAACATTCTTTAATGTGAATAAGACCATGAAAGTAAAAGTTCAAATGATGCACCAAAACAACCGGTTCAGTGTGATACCTGACCACTATCTTTCCAGTAGTGTAATAAAATTTCCTTATGTTGGAAATGCATCGATGATCGCCGTCTTGCCTGCAGAAGGAAAACTGGAATACGTGGAACAAAAACTTTCCCGAGAAACATTTGAAGAGTGGCTCCACCAACTTAGCCACCGCAG CAGACATCGCTATGAACTCTCCTTTCCAAAATTATCATTGTCAATATCCTACGGGCTGAAAAATATCCTCATGGAAATGGGTGTGAGAGATCTATTTACAGATGATGCTAACCTATTTGGAATAAGTGCAAATACAAGTCTGAAAGTTTCACGG GTTACTCATAAGGCAGTGCTGGATGTTGATGAACATTCCACGGAGGCAGCTGCAAGCACTGGAATAGGAttgatcccactgtcactgccaCCTTCGATCACATTTAACAAACCATTCCTTTTGATTATCTATGAGGAAAACACAAACAACATACTCTTTCTTGGAAGAATAAAAGATCCATCCAAGAAATCGTCCCCATGA
- the LOC140403327 gene encoding alpha-1-antitrypsin-like isoform X2: MLPPLILLLIITSFTGIEVSALRKKRHDHLKHILQSHDQESDMAMVSSANSDFAFNLYKEIANHSSSNIFFSPLSISTALAMLSLGTRSATREQLFKGLHFNNMTEERVAKMNRGYKQLLHALMAEHNELQLFTGNSLHIQKGFDVLPNFLNETRKFYDAEVFPLDFNLDPENARLQLNDYVKKMTKGKIENMFSQIDPSTKIMLINYIFFKGNWKRPFNPKLTHETFFNVNKTMKVKVQMMHQNNRFSVIPDHYLSSSVIKFPYVGNASMIAVLPAEGKLEYVEQKLSRETFEEWLHQLSHRRHRYELSFPKLSLSISYGLKNILMEMGVRDLFTDDANLFGISANTSLKVSRVTHKAVLDVDEHSTEAAASTGIGLIPLSLPPSITFNKPFLLIIYEENTNNILFLGRIKDPSKKSSP, translated from the exons ATGCTCCCTCCACTAATCTTGCTGTTAATCATTACCTCATTCACTGGAATAGAAGTTTCTGCATTGAGGAAGAAACGTCATGACCATCTCAAACACATCCTTCAGAGTCATGACCAAGAATCTGATATGGCAATGGTTTCTTCTGCAAATTCTGACTTTGCTTTCAACCTCTACAAAGAAATTGCTAACCACAGCAGCTCTAACATTTTCTTCTCCCCACTGAGTATATCCACCGCTTTAGCCATGCTATCCCTTGGCACCAGATCCGCCACTCGTGAGCAGCTTTTCAAGGGACTTCACTTCAATAACATGACCGAGGAAAGAGTAGCAAAAATGAACAGAGGCTACAAGCAACTTCTGCATGCCCTAATGGCAGAACACAATGAGCTTCAGCTATTTACAGGAAACTCTCTTCACATTCAAAAAGGTTTTGATGTGTTGCCAAACTTTCTAAATGAGACTCGGAAATTTTACGATGCAGAAGTGTTTCCTTTAGATTTTAACCTGGATCCTGAAAATGCCAGGCTGCAATTGAATGATTACGTGAAAAAGATGACAAAAGGAAAAATTGAAAACATGTTTTCCcagattgacccttcaactaaaatAATGCTTATTAACTACATATTTTTCAAAG GAAACTGGAAGCGCCCATTTAATCCCAAACTTACTCACGAAACATTCTTTAATGTGAATAAGACCATGAAAGTAAAAGTTCAAATGATGCACCAAAACAACCGGTTCAGTGTGATACCTGACCACTATCTTTCCAGTAGTGTAATAAAATTTCCTTATGTTGGAAATGCATCGATGATCGCCGTCTTGCCTGCAGAAGGAAAACTGGAATACGTGGAACAAAAACTTTCCCGAGAAACATTTGAAGAGTGGCTCCACCAACTTAGCCACCGCAG ACATCGCTATGAACTCTCCTTTCCAAAATTATCATTGTCAATATCCTACGGGCTGAAAAATATCCTCATGGAAATGGGTGTGAGAGATCTATTTACAGATGATGCTAACCTATTTGGAATAAGTGCAAATACAAGTCTGAAAGTTTCACGG GTTACTCATAAGGCAGTGCTGGATGTTGATGAACATTCCACGGAGGCAGCTGCAAGCACTGGAATAGGAttgatcccactgtcactgccaCCTTCGATCACATTTAACAAACCATTCCTTTTGATTATCTATGAGGAAAACACAAACAACATACTCTTTCTTGGAAGAATAAAAGATCCATCCAAGAAATCGTCCCCATGA